TCTGTCGCCGAGCATCGTCGAACGCACACCACGACAACTCAGCGGGGGACAGCGACAGCGCGTCAACCTGATCCGGGCTCTCACGTGCCGACCGGAGGTGCTGATCTGCGACGAGGTGACGGCCTCCCTCGACGAGGACTCCGAAGCGCGAGTGCTGGACGTTCTCGACGAGCTACGCGCCCGTCTCGGCCTGGCCGTCGTACTCATCACCCACAACGACCGCGTCGCCGCCCGGGCGTCCCGTTCGCTGCTCCTCGCCGAGAGCCGGCTGCGGTGAGGTGACGCCTCGCGGCGGACGCCCCGGCCGGTGTGGCGATGCGTGTCGGAGCTCCCTCGCCGTGTGGTCCGGCCTGACTGCGGCCTCGCGACGAGCAGCAGGCCGATCACCATCCGTGTGCATCGACGTCGCCGCCCGGGCCGGGAATGCGGTACAGCTCACGAACCCGTTGACCGACCTCGCCACCACGGGCTTGACTCCATTAAAGGATAACGATTATCACTACAAGCAAGTGCGGGCGCGTTCCGGCCCGCCAGGTGAGCCCGTTGGTGAACACTCCGCTGCCCTCCCCTCCCGTGCCGCCGCCCAGGCGTGCGTCGCGCTCCTTCGTCGTCCTCGGCTCCCTGACACTGCTCCTGATCAGCGTCGTGATCGTGGCCGTGTCGTCCGGACCGGTTCGGATTCCATTCCTCGACACCGTCGTCGTCCTGCTCGACCAGCTCACTCCCGGGTCCGCAGGCGGCGGTCGACACGCACTCGTCGTGGAGACGATCCGGCTGCCGCGCGTCCTGGTCGCCCTGCTCGTCGGGATGGCGTTGGCCGTGGCGGGCACGATCATGCAGGCCCTGTTCCGCAACCCGCTCGCCGATCCGGGGGTCACGGGCGTCTCCAGCGGCGCCGCGGCGGGGTCCGTGCTGGTGCTGGCGAGCGGCGTCACCGTCGCGGGCCGCTGGGTCCTGCCCGCCGCCGCGTTCGCGGGGGCGCTCGCCGCGCTGATCCTGGTCCATCTGATCGCCGCGATACGCCGGGATCGGTCCGCGGCGACGCTGCTGCTGATCGGCATCGCCCTGAACGCGCTGCTCGGCGCCGTGATCAGCGCGGTGATCGCGAACGTGCCCGACGACCGAGACGTGCGCGGCATCGTCTTCTGGCTCAACGGCGACCTCGTCGCACGCACCTGGGAGCACGTCGGGACGGCGGTGCTTCCGGTGCTCCTCGGGGTGGCGGCGGCCCTGTTCTTCACGCGTGACCTCAACATGCTGCTGCTCGGCGAGCAGGCGGCGCAGGCCGGCGGGGTGGACGTGGTCCGCACCCGGCGCGTCCTGCTGGCTCTCGCCGCGCTGATCACGGGGGCCTCCGTGGCCGTGGCGGGCGCCATCGGCTTCGTGGGTCTGGTCGTGCCGCATCTGGTCCGGCTGGTGATCGGCCCGGACCACCGGTTGCTGCTGCCCGCCTCTGCCCTGCTCGGCGGCTCCTTCCTCGTCCTGGCCGATCTCGGGGCCCGAATGCTGTTCAGCCCGGTGATCCTCCAGACGGGCACGGTCACCGCGCTGATCGGCGCCCCGGTGTTCCTGCTGCTGGTGCTCCGACGCGGACGGAGGGCGACGCCGTGACCGATCGCGACAGTGTCCGAGTCGACATGCGACCCCGGCTCGTCGCCGAGAGCGTCGGCGTGCTCCTCGACGGGCGCCCGGTCCTCGACGACGTCGATCTGGCGGTGTGCCCCGGCGAGGTGCTGGCCTTGGTGGGCGCCAACGGCGCGGGCAAGAGCACCCTGTTGTCGACGCTGGCGGGGCTGCGTCGACCCGACCGTGGAGCGGTGCGACTGAACGGGACGCCGCTGCGCAGCCTGCGGCCGCGCGCCGTGGCAGGCCGCATCGCCCATGTTCCGCAGGACACGAGGCTCGACTTCGACTTCACCGCTCGGCAGGTGGTCCTGATGGGCAGGCACCCGCATCTGGGCCGGTTCGCC
This genomic stretch from Actinoalloteichus hoggarensis harbors:
- a CDS encoding FecCD family ABC transporter permease; this translates as MNTPLPSPPVPPPRRASRSFVVLGSLTLLLISVVIVAVSSGPVRIPFLDTVVVLLDQLTPGSAGGGRHALVVETIRLPRVLVALLVGMALAVAGTIMQALFRNPLADPGVTGVSSGAAAGSVLVLASGVTVAGRWVLPAAAFAGALAALILVHLIAAIRRDRSAATLLLIGIALNALLGAVISAVIANVPDDRDVRGIVFWLNGDLVARTWEHVGTAVLPVLLGVAAALFFTRDLNMLLLGEQAAQAGGVDVVRTRRVLLALAALITGASVAVAGAIGFVGLVVPHLVRLVIGPDHRLLLPASALLGGSFLVLADLGARMLFSPVILQTGTVTALIGAPVFLLLVLRRGRRATP